A genomic stretch from Sulfurimonas sediminis includes:
- a CDS encoding metal-sulfur cluster assembly factor codes for MYTKDELFQAISTVIDPEVGFNLVEMGLIYDASCDEEGNVKVVMTLSTKACPMHQMILQWVKEAVEKLPNVKSADVEVVWEPQWNISMADENVKKALGA; via the coding sequence ATGTATACAAAAGATGAATTATTTCAAGCAATTTCAACGGTTATAGATCCGGAAGTAGGTTTTAATCTTGTGGAAATGGGTCTTATCTATGATGCCAGTTGTGATGAAGAGGGGAATGTTAAAGTAGTCATGACGCTTTCAACAAAGGCCTGCCCTATGCATCAGATGATTTTACAATGGGTAAAAGAGGCAGTAGAAAAACTGCCAAATGTAAAAAGTGCTGATGTAGAAGTTGTCTGGGAACCGCAGTGGAATATTTCCATGGCTGATGAAAATGTCAAAAAAGCATTAGGTGCTTAA
- a CDS encoding Crp/Fnr family transcriptional regulator gives MMLTVDELKSIVFFENLNEKELKLLLSITRKRSFSQGEILFYEKDKAEHLTMVLEGVVKIYKIDPKNNEIVLHRFRPKSMVAEMAVFEGIPYPASAAFESDGSVLEIDFEKFKEYFLGNQDISLALFKSLTQKIKHLDNVIALNVVLDSTARVAKYICENDEALKMKNNQLAQYLHMTPETLSRILKKFTKLGFVKKEASSYQITNKEALTILFE, from the coding sequence ATGATGTTGACTGTTGATGAACTAAAAAGTATTGTTTTTTTTGAAAATCTCAATGAAAAAGAGTTGAAACTGTTACTTTCAATCACAAGAAAGAGAAGTTTTTCTCAAGGTGAAATTCTTTTTTATGAAAAAGACAAAGCAGAGCATCTTACGATGGTGCTTGAAGGTGTTGTGAAAATTTATAAAATAGATCCAAAAAACAATGAAATCGTTCTGCATCGGTTTAGACCAAAGAGTATGGTGGCTGAAATGGCGGTTTTTGAAGGTATTCCTTATCCTGCTTCTGCTGCTTTTGAGAGTGACGGAAGCGTTTTAGAGATAGATTTTGAAAAATTCAAAGAGTATTTTCTTGGAAATCAAGACATCTCTTTGGCTCTTTTTAAATCACTGACCCAAAAAATCAAGCATCTTGACAATGTGATAGCCTTGAATGTTGTTCTGGACTCAACGGCAAGAGTTGCAAAATATATCTGTGAAAATGACGAGGCACTGAAGATGAAAAACAATCAGCTTGCACAATATCTGCACATGACACCTGAAACACTTTCGAGAATACTTAAAAAATTCACAAAGTTAGGATTTGTAAAAAAAGAGGCAAGTTCATACCAAATCACCAATAAAGAGGCATTAACCATCCTTTTTGAGTGA
- a CDS encoding glutamate-5-semialdehyde dehydrogenase, translating to MEQFLKEAKTASRVFNSLSGRDKNKILHEMANALRANTMDLIEANAIDMLEGEKNKLSSALMDRLFLDEERIESMAKAVEEIAALKEPVGRVLDGWLTEDGLKIEKVSIPIGVIGIIYESRPNVTSDTAALCFKSSNVCVLKGGKEAERSNKAIAKVLKAVLENHDLPTSLISLIPDSSREGVAKLIKMDKYVDLIIPRGGAGLIKFVSENATVSVVKHDKGQCHTYIDKDANIESAIKIAINAKVQRPGVCNAMETLLVDKTIAKEVLPLLKEAFDNANTQLKGCAKTQEIISVADATDADYDTEYLANILNLKVVEGVNGAIEHIIHFGSGHSEAIVTENITTAEKFLNNIDAAAVYVNASTRFTDGGAFGFGAEVGISTNKLHARGPMGIEGLTTYKYKIYGSGQIR from the coding sequence ATGGAACAATTTTTAAAAGAAGCAAAAACTGCGAGTAGAGTATTTAACAGTTTGAGCGGACGTGATAAAAACAAAATACTACACGAAATGGCAAATGCTTTGCGTGCCAATACTATGGATCTTATAGAAGCAAATGCTATTGACATGCTCGAAGGTGAGAAGAACAAATTAAGTTCTGCATTGATGGACAGACTTTTTTTGGATGAAGAGAGAATAGAGTCTATGGCAAAGGCTGTAGAAGAGATAGCTGCACTCAAAGAACCGGTAGGACGCGTACTTGACGGGTGGCTGACTGAAGATGGGCTGAAAATAGAAAAAGTGAGTATTCCCATTGGTGTAATCGGTATAATTTACGAATCACGCCCTAATGTCACGAGCGATACAGCTGCTCTTTGTTTCAAAAGTTCAAATGTCTGTGTTCTCAAAGGCGGCAAAGAAGCAGAGCGTTCAAACAAAGCAATCGCTAAAGTCTTAAAAGCGGTCCTGGAAAATCATGATTTGCCGACATCTCTTATATCTTTGATTCCGGACAGTTCCCGTGAGGGTGTGGCCAAACTTATCAAAATGGACAAATATGTAGATCTGATTATTCCTCGCGGAGGAGCAGGGCTTATAAAGTTTGTCAGTGAAAATGCAACGGTAAGTGTTGTCAAGCATGACAAAGGGCAGTGTCATACCTATATAGACAAGGACGCAAATATTGAGAGTGCCATAAAAATTGCCATTAATGCAAAAGTACAAAGACCGGGTGTCTGTAATGCAATGGAGACACTGTTGGTAGACAAAACAATAGCAAAAGAGGTACTTCCTTTATTAAAAGAGGCTTTTGACAATGCAAATACACAATTAAAGGGCTGTGCGAAAACTCAGGAGATAATCAGTGTTGCAGATGCGACAGATGCCGATTATGATACTGAGTATTTGGCAAATATTTTAAATTTGAAGGTTGTTGAGGGTGTCAACGGGGCAATTGAGCATATAATACATTTCGGCTCAGGACACTCGGAAGCTATTGTTACTGAAAATATCACTACAGCAGAGAAATTTTTAAACAACATTGATGCAGCGGCAGTTTATGTCAATGCCTCTACCCGTTTTACAGACGGAGGTGCTTTTGGCTTTGGTGCAGAGGTGGGAATCAGTACAAACAAACTCCATGCAAGAGGTCCTATGGGCATAGAAGGATTGACAACGTATAAATATAAAATTTATGGAAGCGGGCAGATAAGATGA
- a CDS encoding pyrroline-5-carboxylate reductase — MKTITFIGNGNMALSIAKGLKNSYKIEVVGRDRKKLESFEEKLGVHVKKSLLDNFNIEDKNILLCVKPANVEEVSKKLQGRAEVLYSVLAGTGIQKLKDHFNTSAVVRAMPNLAASVGKSMTTLTGDTTYKEEAQTLFNSIGSTRWLANEKEIDIATALAGSGPAYLALIAESLSDGAVKQGLKREDAMAIMRGLFDGFGELIQEIHPALLKDGVMSPGGTTAAGYAALEKGNVRNACIEAIEEAYKKAVKL; from the coding sequence ATGAAAACAATTACATTTATCGGAAATGGCAATATGGCACTCAGCATTGCCAAAGGTTTAAAAAACAGTTACAAAATAGAAGTAGTGGGAAGAGACCGTAAAAAGTTGGAGAGTTTTGAAGAAAAACTCGGTGTACATGTAAAGAAATCTCTTCTTGATAATTTTAATATTGAAGATAAAAATATTCTCCTGTGTGTTAAGCCGGCAAATGTAGAAGAAGTGTCAAAAAAACTGCAAGGCAGAGCAGAGGTACTCTATTCGGTTTTGGCCGGAACAGGCATTCAAAAGCTCAAAGACCATTTTAACACATCTGCAGTTGTAAGAGCTATGCCAAACCTTGCGGCAAGTGTTGGAAAATCCATGACAACACTCACAGGAGACACCACCTATAAAGAAGAAGCACAAACGCTTTTTAATTCTATCGGCTCAACAAGATGGCTGGCAAATGAGAAAGAGATAGACATAGCAACAGCTCTTGCCGGCAGTGGTCCTGCCTATCTTGCACTTATTGCAGAATCTTTAAGCGACGGAGCTGTCAAACAGGGACTCAAACGCGAAGATGCCATGGCTATTATGCGCGGTTTGTTTGACGGTTTTGGAGAGCTTATCCAGGAAATACACCCTGCACTGCTTAAAGACGGTGTCATGAGTCCGGGAGGGACAACAGCAGCAGGGTATGCTGCACTCGAGAAAGGAAATGTTCGCAATGCCTGTATCGAAGCAATAGAAGAAGCCTATAAAAAAGCAGTGAAGCTGTAA
- the thrC gene encoding threonine synthase — translation MNFIQTRGADKNKPQTVTFSEAILSPIASFGGLYVPQNLPDLGEEFLQKHLNSSYKELAADMLDRFEIDIAKEVIDEALGLYDKFDDASNPVPVVKVKENLYISELYHGPTRAFKDMALQPFGVVLSSIAQRLNENYLILAATSGDTGPAALETFKNRANVKVACLYPDGGTSDVQRLQMVTEDAPNLKVIGINGVFDDAQSALKRLLASQSFKDALQKKDMKLSAANSVNFGRIIFQIIYHIHSYLELVRQNAVAMGEKVYLNVPSGNFGNALGGYYAWKMGLPVEKIIISSNENNVLTRLIRDGKYDLRNCEVIGTTSPAMDILKSSNVERVLFDLFGEGRTKELMQTLEENNFYELTADELTKLRECFDADFCTGEEGKKYIKETFEKYNYLMDPHTATCMKSYETCSKPEIKTIAYSTAEWTKFSPVIANALTGEIGMKDIEALESISRVANLEIPKMIQELFTKPTVQKTVIEKEEIEEEILKFL, via the coding sequence ATGAACTTTATTCAAACACGCGGCGCAGATAAAAACAAGCCGCAAACGGTTACCTTTTCAGAGGCAATATTGAGTCCTATAGCATCTTTTGGCGGTTTATATGTTCCGCAGAATCTTCCTGATCTCGGAGAAGAATTTTTACAAAAGCATCTGAACTCTTCTTATAAAGAACTCGCAGCAGATATGTTAGATCGTTTTGAAATAGATATCGCAAAAGAAGTGATTGATGAAGCACTGGGTCTGTATGACAAATTTGATGATGCATCCAATCCTGTGCCTGTTGTAAAAGTCAAAGAAAACCTCTATATCAGTGAATTGTATCACGGGCCTACCCGCGCATTTAAAGATATGGCACTGCAACCCTTTGGTGTAGTTCTCTCTTCTATCGCACAGAGATTAAATGAAAATTATTTGATTTTGGCTGCAACAAGCGGAGATACCGGTCCTGCGGCACTTGAAACTTTTAAAAACAGAGCAAATGTAAAAGTTGCATGTTTGTACCCGGATGGCGGAACAAGTGATGTGCAGCGTCTGCAGATGGTGACAGAAGATGCACCAAACCTAAAAGTCATCGGCATAAACGGTGTTTTTGATGATGCACAGAGTGCTTTAAAACGTTTGCTGGCTTCGCAAAGTTTTAAGGATGCACTGCAAAAAAAAGATATGAAACTCTCGGCAGCAAATTCGGTCAATTTCGGACGTATAATATTTCAGATTATTTATCATATTCATTCTTATCTGGAGTTGGTTCGTCAAAATGCCGTTGCAATGGGTGAAAAAGTCTATCTGAATGTTCCAAGCGGGAACTTCGGAAATGCTCTTGGGGGATATTATGCCTGGAAAATGGGTCTGCCTGTTGAAAAAATCATTATTTCATCCAATGAAAACAATGTGCTTACGCGTCTGATTCGTGACGGGAAATATGATTTGAGAAATTGTGAAGTTATCGGTACGACATCACCTGCTATGGATATTTTAAAGTCATCCAATGTTGAAAGAGTTTTGTTCGATCTGTTTGGAGAAGGCAGAACAAAAGAGTTAATGCAAACTCTTGAAGAAAATAATTTTTATGAATTGACTGCGGATGAACTTACAAAGCTTCGTGAGTGTTTTGATGCTGATTTTTGTACAGGAGAAGAGGGGAAAAAATACATCAAAGAGACTTTTGAAAAATATAACTATTTGATGGATCCGCATACGGCTACATGTATGAAATCCTACGAAACATGTTCAAAACCTGAAATTAAGACGATTGCATATTCGACGGCTGAGTGGACGAAATTTTCTCCGGTAATTGCAAATGCACTGACAGGAGAGATTGGTATGAAAGATATTGAAGCGTTAGAATCAATATCGAGAGTGGCAAATCTTGAAATTCCAAAGATGATACAAGAGTTGTTTACCAAACCGACAGTGCAAAAAACAGTGATAGAAAAAGAGGAAATAGAAGAAGAGATACTCAAATTTTTGTAA
- a CDS encoding murein hydrolase activator EnvC family protein, with protein MRAVLFFLLFTCSSILFGATAIDKKINKTSSALKSYTKNYSVLNAKMAQTAKAIIKQKTELAKKTLYLKKLEKELSLKESSHSENTQQLKILKKSQEALQKKRQKLEEDLIFVIAKTVSLSVVLEKEYPENEEAIMEFEVLKAMLKASKDKAKLLSRKFFENEKNIDLISLHVSSLEVAIANIDQKRKEVIRRRKENKKALKKLTLAKESYKKELKSLIRRQNALKRTLSKLNLIKIDEIKRAKEEKMRKLAFAKRQKKLGKNLPKVKKHGSSYQAIKTIRYRGRKTIAPLNAYTITKKYGTYTDPIYGIKIFNESISLKPKYPNAKVKTVFNGKVIYAAKTAVLDNIVIVEHKNGLHTIYANLSQIAPNVKKGKKIAKGATIGRVKDELVFEVTQKTNHINPIRLFQ; from the coding sequence ATGAGAGCTGTATTATTTTTTTTACTCTTTACATGTAGCAGTATTTTGTTTGGTGCGACAGCAATAGATAAAAAAATAAACAAAACAAGTTCTGCGCTGAAGTCTTATACGAAGAACTATTCTGTACTCAATGCGAAAATGGCACAGACGGCAAAAGCCATCATCAAGCAAAAAACAGAGTTGGCAAAAAAAACGCTTTATCTCAAAAAGTTAGAAAAAGAACTCTCTCTCAAAGAGAGCAGTCACAGTGAAAATACACAACAGTTGAAAATTTTAAAAAAATCCCAGGAAGCACTTCAAAAAAAACGGCAAAAACTCGAAGAGGATCTGATTTTTGTTATAGCCAAAACTGTCTCTTTATCAGTTGTTCTGGAAAAAGAATATCCTGAAAACGAAGAGGCTATCATGGAGTTTGAAGTTTTAAAAGCTATGCTCAAAGCCTCAAAAGACAAAGCAAAACTTTTAAGCAGAAAATTTTTTGAAAATGAAAAAAATATAGATTTAATCAGTTTACATGTAAGTTCACTCGAAGTGGCAATCGCCAATATAGATCAAAAAAGAAAAGAAGTAATCCGAAGAAGAAAAGAGAACAAAAAAGCATTGAAAAAACTGACTTTGGCAAAAGAGTCCTACAAAAAAGAGTTAAAAAGTCTTATCAGAAGGCAAAATGCTTTAAAAAGAACGCTTTCTAAGCTGAATCTTATAAAAATAGATGAAATTAAAAGAGCAAAAGAAGAGAAGATGAGAAAACTGGCTTTTGCAAAACGTCAGAAAAAACTTGGAAAAAACCTGCCAAAAGTAAAAAAACACGGCAGCAGCTATCAGGCAATAAAGACAATCAGGTACAGAGGACGAAAAACGATTGCTCCGCTCAATGCTTATACCATTACAAAAAAATACGGTACCTATACAGATCCTATTTACGGTATAAAGATATTTAATGAATCTATCTCTTTGAAACCAAAATATCCTAATGCAAAAGTAAAAACTGTTTTCAACGGTAAGGTAATTTATGCGGCAAAGACAGCGGTTTTAGACAATATTGTTATTGTCGAACACAAAAATGGACTCCATACAATTTATGCAAATCTTTCACAGATAGCACCAAATGTCAAAAAAGGGAAAAAGATTGCCAAAGGGGCAACAATCGGCAGGGTCAAAGATGAACTTGTTTTTGAAGTTACACAAAAAACAAATCATATTAATCCGATACGCTTATTTCAATAG
- a CDS encoding cell division protein FtsX — MKSFKNHISLVIALVSILFSLQIFTIVDRSINAYKENLAKNYSLVVVSQKTLQPKELTDKITALSSVEQLSPDEIIKKLNTGISKKNIELLKITLPKFYKFKLKRYPTPVELQKIKKELLAYPYITKVETFSNTHDTTYKLLLLFKNVISVLAISILLVTILLIFKELRIWQFKHNERMNIMGLFGAPVWLRSAVLFRLSIVDAFIAFGISFVAFSYFASSPWVKEQFANIGISVVIFDRVYDSLIMLGVSITVSILLAGFIVLGHKEEV, encoded by the coding sequence ATGAAGTCATTTAAAAATCACATCTCTCTTGTTATTGCTCTTGTAAGTATACTTTTTTCATTGCAGATTTTTACTATAGTCGACAGATCTATCAATGCCTATAAAGAGAATCTGGCTAAAAACTATTCACTTGTGGTCGTCAGTCAAAAAACATTGCAGCCAAAAGAGTTGACGGATAAAATAACAGCACTCTCTTCTGTCGAACAGCTTTCTCCTGATGAGATCATAAAAAAACTCAATACAGGGATAAGTAAAAAAAATATAGAACTGTTGAAAATAACATTGCCAAAATTTTATAAATTTAAATTAAAAAGATATCCGACACCTGTAGAGTTGCAAAAAATAAAAAAAGAGCTTTTAGCGTACCCGTATATTACAAAAGTGGAAACTTTTTCAAATACACATGACACAACCTATAAACTGTTGCTGCTTTTTAAAAATGTCATATCTGTTTTGGCAATATCTATTTTGCTTGTTACGATACTTTTAATATTTAAAGAACTTCGTATATGGCAGTTTAAACACAATGAAAGAATGAATATAATGGGATTGTTCGGTGCTCCTGTATGGCTGCGTTCAGCAGTTTTGTTTCGGCTTTCCATTGTTGATGCATTTATAGCCTTTGGTATTTCATTTGTAGCTTTTTCCTATTTTGCTTCAAGTCCGTGGGTAAAAGAGCAGTTTGCAAACATAGGTATATCTGTTGTGATTTTTGACAGAGTGTATGATTCACTGATTATGCTTGGCGTTTCTATAACAGTCTCTATTTTACTGGCAGGTTTTATAGTTTTAGGGCATAAAGAAGAGGTCTGA
- a CDS encoding cell division ATP-binding protein FtsE, whose amino-acid sequence MDKVIIAQNLSLAYSKDETIINKANFSIDSGSFVFITGASGSGKSTLLKSLYGALKPIEGSLVVGGVELKGVSSAKLNFLRKHLGIVFQDYKLVKEWTIEKNIMLPLIINGYEKSITQSQVDSLLKHVRLQHQVGKYPLELSGGEQQRVAMARALAHNPILILADEPTGNLDDYSSQLIWNLLEGANEQLKTTVIVVTHHIPETMKVDYKHYHIEFGEVHEVI is encoded by the coding sequence ATGGATAAAGTTATTATTGCACAGAACCTCTCTCTTGCTTATTCCAAAGATGAAACCATTATAAACAAAGCAAATTTTTCTATAGACTCGGGAAGTTTTGTTTTTATAACCGGAGCAAGCGGCAGTGGCAAATCAACACTTTTAAAGTCACTCTATGGTGCGCTCAAGCCCATTGAGGGAAGTCTTGTTGTGGGAGGTGTTGAGCTCAAAGGTGTTTCAAGTGCAAAGCTGAATTTTTTGCGAAAGCACCTTGGCATTGTTTTTCAGGACTATAAACTTGTAAAAGAGTGGACGATAGAAAAAAACATCATGCTGCCGCTGATTATAAACGGCTATGAAAAAAGTATCACACAGAGTCAGGTTGACTCTTTGCTTAAGCATGTAAGACTGCAGCATCAAGTGGGAAAGTATCCTTTGGAACTCAGTGGTGGAGAGCAACAGCGTGTAGCCATGGCAAGAGCCTTGGCACATAATCCGATTTTGATACTTGCCGATGAGCCGACAGGCAATCTTGATGATTACTCTTCACAGCTGATCTGGAATCTTTTAGAAGGTGCAAATGAGCAGCTTAAAACTACTGTTATTGTGGTAACACACCATATTCCTGAAACAATGAAGGTTGATTACAAGCACTATCATATAGAATTTGGAGAGGTACATGAAGTCATTTAA
- the trmB gene encoding tRNA (guanosine(46)-N7)-methyltransferase TrmB, which translates to MPHLHIEKFKQIDFPKVCDEVSFNFIASNVLHSDEKLIATTVEGEDFFLLVKEEENRSLLKTDKLTRPASIHNVHKALLAYAKAAGLHVITSNVPQAPKNIHLQEVTALKKIEYFANEFPQDKEVRIEVGFGSGRHLLHQAAKNPDVLFIGLEIHRPSIEQVLKQSVIQKLDNLLVLDYDARLFMELVPSNIVGAVYVHFPVPWDKKPHRRVISTSFIKEARRVLKVGGTLELRTDSENYYAYSYETFIAFDKTTLQINKNKDIAISSKYEDRWKKMEKNIYDVTMINDEFSQELAIEGDFAFTKPGLSAEEIIALHNKTFRFEGGFIHFERVYRLKEGVMLRLSMGSFDRPEHLYLIINNEEVFYYPEYPLKSRSNLKAHKELNKVLHG; encoded by the coding sequence ATGCCACATTTACATATAGAAAAATTTAAACAAATTGATTTTCCAAAGGTTTGTGATGAGGTAAGTTTTAATTTTATTGCATCAAATGTTTTGCATTCTGATGAAAAGCTCATTGCAACGACTGTAGAAGGTGAAGATTTTTTTCTTTTGGTTAAGGAAGAAGAGAACAGAAGCCTGCTTAAAACCGACAAGCTTACGCGTCCCGCTTCCATACACAATGTACATAAAGCACTTTTGGCATATGCAAAAGCTGCAGGCTTACATGTAATCACATCCAATGTACCCCAGGCACCGAAGAATATACACCTGCAAGAAGTAACGGCACTCAAAAAAATAGAATATTTTGCCAATGAATTTCCACAGGACAAAGAGGTCCGCATTGAAGTAGGCTTTGGTTCGGGACGGCATTTGTTGCACCAGGCAGCAAAGAATCCTGATGTGCTCTTTATAGGCTTGGAGATTCATCGTCCTTCCATAGAACAGGTACTTAAACAGAGTGTCATACAAAAGCTAGATAATTTACTTGTGCTTGATTATGATGCGAGGCTTTTTATGGAGCTTGTTCCTTCAAATATTGTCGGGGCTGTTTATGTGCATTTTCCTGTTCCATGGGACAAAAAACCGCATCGCAGAGTTATTTCAACTTCTTTTATCAAAGAGGCCCGTCGTGTATTGAAGGTTGGCGGAACTTTGGAACTCAGAACAGACAGTGAAAACTATTATGCGTACTCTTATGAGACCTTTATAGCCTTTGACAAAACAACACTGCAAATTAACAAAAACAAAGACATTGCCATCAGTTCAAAATACGAAGACAGATGGAAAAAAATGGAAAAAAACATTTATGATGTGACAATGATAAATGATGAGTTTTCTCAGGAGTTGGCTATTGAAGGTGATTTTGCTTTTACAAAACCTGGCTTGAGTGCAGAAGAAATCATTGCACTGCATAATAAGACTTTTCGTTTTGAAGGCGGTTTTATACATTTTGAACGGGTATACAGACTCAAAGAAGGGGTTATGCTGCGTTTGTCAATGGGGAGTTTTGACAGGCCGGAACATTTGTATCTTATTATCAATAATGAGGAAGTTTTCTACTATCCTGAGTACCCATTAAAATCACGCAGTAATCTCAAAGCACACAAAGAACTTAACAAGGTGTTACATGGATAA
- a CDS encoding fibronectin type III domain-containing protein, producing MKLLSLSTLCAVSLLILSGCQGISPLPKKKVAIDSTLPVVTLTKNGIMRDMKTVAFEWKSIKDPRVNGIYVYKRILGKKTTKELDYYDRIDNRFKTHYLDAKNKPGTKYSYAFRVVSKDAQGQLSKVYNVSTLPVLESVAWIHSIAGLPRSAKIIWRPHENQRVASYIIERQSVEDESFKKIATLKGRLNAEYIDEDLKDNAVYLYRIRAKTYDGIISQPSQIVKSVTKALPKSVEHISASKNLPKMIKISWSVSKQKDFHQYYLYRGEDIDSSFELIAKLYNNSFTDHINKDGQVYFYRVSVVDKDGLESEHDENTVMGMTLPKPDAPVVTSIQLTDSGVELSWKATDARIKSYKIVRKRQIGWFKETTKEYKNIHTNRFLDTNITADSIYTYTVYGIDENGIVSKPSTEVKIKVGAFTKVVDGEKSAPVKEVHVKTYIKNTDSTQERVTPVKDLDLNEI from the coding sequence ATGAAGTTATTGAGCCTGAGTACATTATGCGCAGTTTCACTGCTGATTCTTAGTGGTTGTCAGGGAATAAGCCCGCTGCCAAAGAAAAAAGTTGCTATAGACTCTACACTGCCTGTTGTAACGCTTACAAAAAACGGAATCATGCGTGATATGAAAACCGTAGCCTTTGAATGGAAAAGTATAAAAGATCCGCGTGTAAACGGTATTTATGTCTATAAAAGAATTTTAGGAAAAAAAACTACAAAAGAACTGGATTATTACGACCGTATAGACAATAGATTTAAAACGCATTATCTTGATGCAAAGAATAAACCGGGAACAAAATACAGTTATGCTTTCAGGGTGGTTTCCAAAGATGCCCAGGGACAACTCAGTAAAGTATACAATGTCAGCACTCTCCCTGTTTTGGAATCCGTTGCCTGGATACACTCCATTGCCGGACTTCCGCGAAGTGCGAAAATTATATGGAGACCGCATGAAAATCAGCGGGTTGCATCCTATATAATTGAGCGCCAGAGTGTTGAAGATGAGTCATTTAAAAAGATTGCAACACTAAAAGGGCGCTTAAATGCCGAGTATATTGATGAAGATTTAAAAGACAATGCCGTATATCTGTACAGAATTCGGGCAAAGACCTATGATGGAATCATTTCACAACCTTCACAAATTGTAAAATCTGTAACAAAGGCATTGCCAAAAAGTGTAGAACATATAAGTGCAAGCAAAAATTTGCCAAAAATGATAAAAATCAGCTGGTCTGTTTCAAAACAAAAAGATTTTCATCAATACTATTTATACAGAGGCGAAGATATAGACAGCTCTTTTGAACTGATAGCCAAACTGTACAACAACAGCTTTACGGATCATATCAACAAAGACGGACAGGTTTATTTTTACAGAGTCAGTGTTGTGGATAAAGACGGGCTTGAAAGCGAACATGATGAAAATACCGTTATGGGGATGACGCTGCCAAAACCCGATGCTCCTGTTGTTACCTCAATACAGCTTACTGATTCAGGTGTAGAACTTTCCTGGAAAGCCACAGACGCAAGAATCAAATCATATAAAATTGTCAGAAAGCGCCAGATAGGCTGGTTTAAAGAGACAACAAAAGAGTATAAAAATATTCATACAAACAGATTTCTTGATACAAACATTACTGCAGACAGTATCTATACATATACTGTCTACGGCATAGATGAAAACGGTATAGTTTCAAAACCGAGTACCGAAGTCAAAATAAAAGTGGGTGCATTTACCAAGGTGGTTGATGGAGAAAAGAGTGCGCCGGTGAAAGAGGTTCATGTCAAAACCTATATAAAGAATACAGACAGTACACAAGAGAGAGTGACTCCTGTCAAAGATTTAGATTTAAACGAGATTTAA
- a CDS encoding RluA family pseudouridine synthase — MINTQEYKCVNPERLDTFLTAQIGQTRSQIAGLIKHECVFVDGKKVPRPGVKLKSGQRVRVEFPEAKEEKALDVDFDVEILYEDDDVLVINKPSGVTVHPAPSVKEATLVDWLKHKGIRLSTISGEERHGIVHRLDKGTSGTMVVAKNNAAHEFLSQQLQDKSMGRYYIAVIVPPLKEEITTIESNIGRSAHNRLKMASGLEHAKYAKTMFKHLALSEDEHTQLIACKLFTGRTHQIRVHLESINRHILGDHIYGLSPKQENSERILLHAYMIYFIHPSTKEKLTFQAEFDAIMRETIYKKFDTEILNEVIEPEYIMRSFTADS, encoded by the coding sequence ATGATAAACACACAAGAATACAAATGCGTAAATCCTGAAAGACTGGATACTTTTCTGACTGCACAGATAGGACAGACCCGTTCGCAAATAGCAGGACTGATCAAACATGAATGTGTCTTTGTAGATGGAAAAAAAGTTCCCCGTCCGGGTGTAAAACTTAAATCAGGACAGAGAGTCAGGGTAGAATTTCCGGAGGCAAAAGAGGAAAAAGCACTTGATGTAGATTTTGATGTTGAAATTTTATATGAAGATGATGATGTTCTGGTCATAAACAAGCCAAGCGGAGTGACAGTACATCCTGCACCGAGTGTCAAAGAAGCAACCCTGGTTGACTGGCTCAAGCACAAAGGTATCAGGCTTTCTACCATAAGCGGGGAAGAGCGTCACGGTATTGTGCACCGTCTGGACAAAGGAACGAGTGGCACAATGGTTGTTGCCAAAAACAATGCAGCCCATGAATTTTTGTCACAGCAGTTGCAGGACAAAAGTATGGGACGCTATTATATAGCTGTTATTGTGCCTCCTTTAAAAGAAGAAATTACCACAATAGAATCAAACATAGGCAGAAGTGCCCATAACCGTTTGAAAATGGCATCCGGACTCGAACATGCAAAGTATGCAAAAACGATGTTTAAGCATCTGGCTTTGAGTGAAGACGAACATACTCAGCTTATAGCCTGCAAGCTTTTTACCGGAAGAACCCATCAGATAAGGGTACACCTTGAGAGCATAAACCGTCATATTTTGGGAGATCATATCTATGGACTGAGCCCAAAACAGGAGAACTCGGAACGTATTTTGCTGCATGCCTATATGATTTACTTTATTCATCCCTCAACAAAAGAAAAGTTAACTTTTCAAGCAGAGTTTGATGCTATAATGCGAGAAACAATTTATAAAAAATTTGATACGGAGATTTTAAATGAAGTTATTGAGCCTGAGTACATTATGCGCAGTTTCACTGCTGATTCTTAG